TCTTGATCCTCGTCCTTGATGGGGGTCCAGGACTTAAGGTAGCCCGTGCACTGGATAACGCGGTACTTGTGACCCGTACCTAGTCTGGACTTGCGCTTCGTGGAGCtcctggagctggaggacgTATCCGACTCCTCCTTTATCTGGTTGTTGTTAGCGGTGCGCAGCTTCATGCGGCAGAAAAATGAGCGCCGTGCTCCGGGACACAAGCGGCACAAGCTCTGTGGAACATCGGTTTTAACGGGTAACATGGCTGCaggtaataaaataatgtgtAATCTGTAGTAAATATAGtgaatttcacttttttatgCCACTTACTCTTCGCATCTATAAGCCTTTCTCTGGGACACTGCTCCAGTGAGGATAGCTGTTCCTTAACCTTGCCAATGTCCTTCGGATGCAAGACGTCGAACCAGCTCTGTCCCAGCAGATCCCCTTGGGTGCTGTTCAGCACACTGGACACCGAATCGGAAACATACAGGATGCGTCCTCGGTCACAACCCACCACGAACAGGAATCCCTCCGAGGCCTGCAGGATAATCATCTTGAGCTCCTGGTCGGACAGGAAGCTCGGCCGGTAATCAGATCCGTTGAATGGATGCAAACTGCCGCTGCCACGAATCCCTCGCAGATGCTGCACTGCCATTCGGAGAACCGTCAGCTTGTCCAGCTTCCGCTGCATCGCAAAGCACATAGGAATCATGGATGAGAGCTCGTTGATGTACGTGTTCATCTTGTCTCGACGCCGTTTCTCGATCTCGCTGTGATTTTGCCTGAATGAATTATGATATAACggtaatatataaaatacatacgACTATGCATGCAGATATCTGACTATAAAGACTTCGTAACTTATTAACGGATAAATGGATATGGAATACGTtaagttttaaaatgttttccgtACTTGCGATTCTCATCCGATGTTTTTGCTGACTTCTCCTCGTCGTAGTTTTCATCTTCGATCTCCTCCAGATTTTCGCTAAATCGAAACCAACCAAGATTGGATTAGAAAACAACCCTGATATTTAATCAACCAGTGGGTGGCTTTCCCGTGTAACGGGCGTCAACTGTTGCTCCCTCTTCCCTtcacacccacgcacacacctggccaatttgtgtgtgtgtgtgcgtgcgggtTTTCGCGAATGTGCGTTCGTGTGGGTGCTTAACGCACACACTGACAGCTCGTTTTTATGTAATGTGTGTAATTTGCAATGCACTTTTCCAGTGAAACTCACCAAAACTCCTGCACTTCCATCGCCAATCGTTGCTTAGTCGCCTTAACCTCTTATCGACGAAGACCTGTGTTTCGTTTGTTTACTAACATCAACGtccaaataataacatttaaaacgGAAGTGTGTGCAGGCCGACAATTTGTTGCAAGCTTTTCCTGCATCTTCAGCTTCGAAGCTCCAGTGTGAACGTGGCTCGAAAATATACCAGGCTCTTTCATAAGAATaccgaaaataaaacaggCTTTTACCTTAAATATACTTTTGGCGCCAATCAACAACGGTATACtaacattcaaaataaaagaattttgAGAATCAATTTTCATTCTTTTACTTTGGTTTATACAATCTGATATTATGGGTAAACATCAACACATGTCGAAACGAACACAACCAAACAATTGaatactatttatatttttccttaGTTTAATCACAGCTTAAATGTGATACATTTTATCCAAGCATATCGTTATGACCTGCATATAGCGATCCCAAAGACATCTAGTTTCCTGGTCCCTGTGAAGCATATAGAGTTGTTAATCAAAAATACTTATTTCATCCATACAAGATCTCACCTTGATATTTCCAGATCCAAAACGCTTTGAGTAATGGAAGCTAAAAATTTATTCACTTGCTCCCGGTTCCAGCCATTCTGACGCCAAGGGTCAATAAGCTTCTCACAGAGATCGACAAAAAGATCGCGCAGCTCCCGATTACGATGCAAATTGCAGGCGATTGTGATCAGGGCGCGCCAATAAGAACTGCAAATCAAATGGTACAGGTCAATGAAATGGTAAGATAATCGGGAAATTAGTCCCTACCGAAAGTTTCCATCAAGTTCGTGAAAGGCGCGCTCAAGAAGAACTGGTTTTAGGCGCATACAGACGAGGCTAAATGCAAGGATTTAACTATATAATCGCTCTTTGGTGCTAGAAATAAATCTCACTGCTTAATCTCCTTTTCCTTATCGAGCAGACAGCGCAATTCCCGCAAATCCAAGAGAAATTCTTTGTCCATTTCGGTGTCATAGTACTCCGGTCCAGTGTGCTGCACTTAGTAAATTAGTTTTGCAAGGAATCAGGTGATCTATATCATACCTGGTAAGTGTACGTCCAGTAGATCATGATTGCATGAGAGCAAGTTAACAAATCACTGAAGCTCAGATATTGCAACTTCTTCTTTGTCGTTTCGAAACGCAGGCAGGCCAGGAAAACAATGCAGGCATATTTTCTGTACAAGTGAAATGATAAGCTGGAGAAATTAAGAACTATAAATTAACCCTTTTCCTACTTGGCTAGATCGGTGGATATGAAGAAATATTGCTTAATATTGTTGGTCAACGTGCCTGGCATTTCCTCCACTGCTTTGAAAATGCGTTTTACGTTGTCAAATTGCCGGCTGATAAAGCAAtatgaaatacatatattaaatcCTCAGCCTATTGAAAAGCCAAATCTACACACCGAACCGATTTCAGCTTGACGCACGTCTTCTCGGCCACCTCGTCGAGGTCCTTGCGGTAGCGGGACGACAGCTTCTTGCCAAGAATTTCACGAGCCACCACATCATCGATAGAGTAGTACTTTTCGGTGATAAGGTCACGCATATGCGGCTCTAGCTGGAAGCAGGATTGCTCCATCAGCTTGGTGGGTGCGTTTAAGTAGAGTTCAATTAGGGAATAGGTGCGGTAGTGATCCAGGACATCTGATGCAATCAGGTCGCTGGGAGCGCCCATGGAGTGGCCAAAACCCTTCTGTTTTAGATATGACACCGCCTCGCTGGCTGGAATTAGAAATCGAAGGAGTCACTTTATATGAAACCAGTCCACAGTCAGGAGAACAAAACTTACAGGAGAAGCCTTCGATCCATAGTTGATAAATTTCTGGATCGACAATTGTGTAATTACTTATAAATACATCCACATCGGCCTGAAAGCATtcagttttattatttattattattgtgaaACATCAGATAgttaccattttatttttagtgtgGCCGTTTTCTGAACTAGCAGTCCAATTGGATTTATCGGAATTTATGTTAAAGATGAAACATTAGGTGGCCCATGCACTACCacctttttattaatttttcatttgcttttctaaaaaaaatatttattgtacaaGTTTTATTAggtaataatataataaaaataaacagacaAGAAGTAAATTTTTAAGCCAGAGTAAAGTAAATTATCAAAAGTCAGAGGTGGGGTAGCGTGTAAGAAACGCGACTATCGATAGCGCCGATAGGAGCCGATAGCTGCAAAGCGCATGACAACTCTAGTTATCATgaggaagaagaggaggatATCAACTTTTTTAGTAATTTAGTAAAGTTTAagcttaaaaaatgtaaattgcaATGAACCACAAGCTGTAAATAGGACAATGCAACTTGAACGCGACCAGGGCGCAATTCGCATGTGAGTCGTGTTGAGCGCGGGAAAAAACGCGGAtcgcggcggcagcagcaacaacaacaacagaccGTCCGTCGTCTCGTCAGACGTcgaataatatacatatatcgcaATATTCCAATTGCAAGTGGCAATTCGATGAACAATTCAAGTGCATTAATATCGTTGGCCCGAAGAATAAGTGAAAGTGAACTGGCATAACAATACTATGGAACAGGTTGACTCCTCCACCGAGCTGCACCTGAATAGGAAAGATCTGGCCGCGCTGGCCGAGGATGTTGTGAAAGAAGAGGTGATATTAGAAAGCCCcagccatcaccatcatcatcatcaccatcaggTAGGAAAAAGGAGCAACAAACTGCTGCATAAGGCGCCCGAAAGGTTGTGGCTTTCCCATTTGCGTTTCCTTTGGCGGGGTGGTTTTGGTTCCAGACTATGTGTGGTTCAGGTTCTATCTATTGAATCCGAAACCGAATCTGGCTCGAAAACCGCTCCGCTTCGCTCTGCGCAGTTgtggaaagtgggtggtgggtggttgggctAGGTGGCCTGGGGGTGGCGCAACTTGCGCCCTACGAAACGCTCCGTGCGACCCACTGGGCCACAGGCATTCCCCGCTCACCTTCTCGCctccacccactcccactttacccccctcctccttctccacctccacccacCGCATTTGTGGCGCACAAATGTTGTGTATaccgattttcatttttcccatGCTGTGTTGTTTACTTACATTCGAATTTTCTTTCCCGATTCCTGTGCAAATCGCATTGAATTAAATCGCAAACGCCATTAATTGGCCGCTGGAAACTCACCCACATACATGTGACGAACGTGGGAATATGTGCGCTATGGTAATGCAGTTGGACACCAAGGTTCGCATGGTCACATCCTCCTCCAACGACAACAGTGGTAGCGGCGGCGCCAGTGGCGGAACAAGCGGAGCGGGCGGAGGCAACGGCGGCGGTGTGGTTTCGGTGCCCGTATCCCTGCCCATCGGATCGATGATAACCGGCACCACCTTTAATGTGATCACGCCCGACCAGCTGCCCCACTTCAAGCCGATGCTGTGCGTCGACAACAATGGCTACCTGTCCGGCAGCACGGTCAGCATGGGCAACGACCTTAAGACGATCGTCATCCAGCAGCAGACACAAccaggcggcggcggtggtggcgccAATAATGCGGGCACCAATACGACCGCCACAAATACGATTGGACTGAACCACGATGGATCCGGGAGCAACAATAGCCACGACAGCCTGGCCACCTTGGAGCACGCCGCGGGCGGAGCGAGTGGTGTTggaggtggcggcggcggaacGGGTGGTGGCTCCTCGGGCTGGTCGGAGAACCCGTCCACCCAGCACAATGAGGTCTTCCAGATCCGCTGCAAAACCACCTGCGCCGAGCTATACCGCAGCAAACTGGGCTCCGGCGGCCGTGGACGCTGTGTGAAGTACAAGGACAAGTGGCATACGCCCAGTGAATTTGAGCATGTTTGTGGCCGGGGTTCCAGCAAGGACTGGAAGCGCTCTATCAAGTATGGCGGCAAATCGCTGCAGTCCCTCATCGACGAGGGTACGCTCACGCCGCACGCGAccaactgcagctgcacgGTCTGTTGCGACGACGAAGCAGGTGAGTCAGGTGAGACGAACAACAATTTCTAcacactgccactgctgcgtGGCGGACCAAGTTGACCTAGTCATTGGTCCGTCATGGCTTCCCAAGTGCAGGACTCGCGCACAACCCGAATTCATAACACCACAACCTAAAAACATCCACCTGTCTTCTgcttataaacattttttcttgGCCAATATAGGATTTTAACAATTCCAAACGATTCAATATCTtactgaaattaaattattctaaCGTATACAAGTCTGAAATATAATTACATATTGTAACTCAAAAGAAAATAGTGTGCGAGAGCGAAGATATctcattaaaaaaatacatttggaTTTAGCAAGGTAGCTTTCTCAAAcagttttaaaatgcaacattccataataaatatacatagatTAATAAGAAAGGACATAGTAACTAGCAATAGACAAAACAGTTGACAAATTTGCGCTTGCTAATATGCAAGCATATTGAGAGTACATCTCGCCcgttaattaaaagcaatttaaaattgattgcTCTTGACAACAAGTAATAATGTTACTTTTTAAACTATTCGGACAGGACAGTCGTTTTAAATGTCATTCTGATTTATTAATAACAACTCTTTATTCTAATCACTTTAATGGGTCTGATTCGGTTTATTTTGTCAAGAAAACTAGTAGCAAATAGTCCTTTCCAGTTAATATCCATTTGAGGCCCTTGTTATGTTTTCTCCAGTTGTGCCGAGCCCGATGCCCACCCCAACTGGACCCAactaaaaacatttgtttaacCCCCCTACACGCTCATCTTGTTTAGCTTCCGGACCTATCCGTCTCTTCACACCGTACAAGCGGCGAAAGCGGAATCAAACCGATCTCGATATGGAGTCTGGACCCAAACGCAAGCGTAACACTCATCatagtaacaacaacaacagtaataccaataacaacaacacaagCGGGAGCGGCGCCAACAACTGTGTGGATGTAACTGcagctgtggctgctgcaacAGCCAGCGTGGTGGACGAGAACAATATGTTCCTATCGGAAGAGAACATCACGTCCAAGGATGAGCCGTGGGCAGCGCTTAACGACAGCCTGGACACCTCCACCGAGCTGGTCGACCAGTCGCAAATGGGCAACACCTACGAACGGGAAACGTTTGTGGTGAACATCAACGATGGATCCTCCATTGCCGTCCTGGACACCAGTCAGTCGATGAAGAACATCGAACACGTGTACTGCACCATGGTCAAGGCGACCAATGACTTCAAACGCCTGCTTAACGACATGAAGCAGTCCTATGAGCGTCGCCTCGAGGTTCTGCAAAAGGAGCGCGATGCGGCGGTCAGCGCGATGCGTGTCCAGGTGCACGCGGACATCGACGATCCAAATATATCAGGCTCCCTGCACGGCAACGAGATCATTTCGGCTAAGAAGGTATGTTTTGGGCTTTGGTACTAAAAATGTGGCTTATTCAATCAATATCGTTCttatatttgcaatttccAATAGTGCGCCAACTGTAACCGCGAAGCATTGGCCGAGTGCTCACTGTGTCGAAAGACGCCGTACTGCTCGGAGTTCTGCCAGCGAAAGGATTGGAATGCTCACCAGGTGGAGTGCACAAGGAATCCACAAACGACAACGCAGCAGGTCATGCTGTTGATCGACGATCAGTCCTAAGCAACGTAACGAATtgtacatacaaattttactACTAATTAATACGATTATAGGAAGTTCCCCTAAAGTCCTTGCAGATCGGTCTAGGTCATCCACCTGTAGTCCTGTAGTCCAGTCCCACTCCTTTCCTCCTCGACACCCAACCCCCATTAGCAATCCTGCAACCTCTTAGACGTATGTCCTACATTAATGTAATTCTTAACGTACatataactatataaatatatatacattttactaTTGAACGTAGGGCAAGccagcaaagaaaaaaaaaacaaaaaacaagcgaaacgaaaataaaattaattaaaaaaagagtAAAATGTAGCAAGCGAAAATCAAAGCAAGTGCAAAGGCGTAGAGAATTAAGCTACAATATggaagtaaaaagtaaaaaaaaatacttgtaattcaatttaaatttaattaatttaataatagttGCAAAGCGCATAGCATAACTAACGAGAGACCCCAAACATCCAACCACCCCGCTCCCCGCGCCCCATTCAAAACACACAATCGACAGTGAAAAACGACTAGATAAAACCTAAGCAAAGATAAAAAATTTCTGAAATTACCATACATATTCGTCGATGTATACACTTTTCATTAGACTCTAAGCGCATAGTTAAACTTTTAACATTAtaccattttaattttatggatACTACTGCCCGTTACAAGCATCCAATAAAGATTTCAAACAAACAAGCTAAATAAATCAACAGTACGAAGTAAACGCAATCCGAATTCCAATTACAAActtacaaacatacatatatgcccGCACAGTAATCGAACCGAAATGTAAACATATagctgaaaatttaaaatggacAACTTACAGTTTGTTAGCTGTGTGTAAATGTGTCTCGTAGGGTTTTCCCCGTTCTCCCATTTGTAAAGTTTTTGCCTACGCCCCCAGCTGATGTAACAATTCTTATAGTCTGTAGTCTCCATATGctaatacatttatatatgtagtatataATAAACAACTAGCGATATATTCC
This genomic interval from Drosophila teissieri strain GT53w chromosome 3L, Prin_Dtei_1.1, whole genome shotgun sequence contains the following:
- the LOC122618262 gene encoding deformed epidermal autoregulatory factor 1 isoform X2, which codes for MEQVDSSTELHLNRKDLAALAEDVVKEEVILESPSHHHHHHHHQLDTKVRMVTSSSNDNSGSGGASGGTSGAGGGNGGGVVSVPVSLPIGSMITGTTFNVITPDQLPHFKPMLCVDNNGYLSGSTVSMGNDLKTIVIQQQTQPGGGGGGANNAGTNTTATNTIGLNHDGSGSNNSHDSLATLEHAAGGASGVGGGGGGTGGGSSGWSENPSTQHNEVFQIRCKTTCAELYRSKLGSGGRGRCVKYKDKWHTPSEFEHVCGRGSSKDWKRSIKYGGKSLQSLIDEGTLTPHATNCSCTVCCDDEAASGPIRLFTPYKRRKRNQTDLDMESGPKRKRNTHHSNNNNSNTNNNNTSGSGANNCVDVTAAVAAATASVVDENNMFLSEENITSKDEPWAALNDSLDTSTELVDQSQMGNTYERETFVVNINDGSSIAVLDTSQSMKNIEHVYCTMVKATNDFKRLLNDMKQSYERRLEVLQKERDAAVSAMRVQVHADIDDPNISGSLHGNEIISAKKCANCNREALAECSLCRKTPYCSEFCQRKDWNAHQVECTRNPQTTTQQVMLLIDDQS
- the LOC122618266 gene encoding protein cycle; translation: MEVQEFCENLEEIEDENYDEEKSAKTSDENRKQNHSEIEKRRRDKMNTYINELSSMIPMCFAMQRKLDKLTVLRMAVQHLRGIRGSGSLHPFNGSDYRPSFLSDQELKMIILQASEGFLFVVGCDRGRILYVSDSVSSVLNSTQGDLLGQSWFDVLHPKDIGKVKEQLSSLEQCPRERLIDAKTMLPVKTDVPQSLCRLCPGARRSFFCRMKLRTANNNQIKEESDTSSSSRSSTKRKSRLGTGHKYRVIQCTGYLKSWTPIKDEDQDGDSDGQTTNLSCLVAIGRIPPNVRNSTVPASLDNHPNIRHVLFISRHSGEGKFLFIDQRATLVIGFLPQEILGTSFYEYFHNEDIAALMESHKMVMQVPEKVTTQVYRFRCKDNSYIQLQSEWRAFKNPWTSEIDYIIAKNSVFL
- the LOC122618267 gene encoding acidic fibroblast growth factor intracellular-binding protein, whose amino-acid sequence is MADVDVFISNYTIVDPEIYQLWIEGFSSSEAVSYLKQKGFGHSMGAPSDLIASDVLDHYRTYSLIELYLNAPTKLMEQSCFQLEPHMRDLITEKYYSIDDVVAREILGKKLSSRYRKDLDEVAEKTCVKLKSVRRQFDNVKRIFKAVEEMPGTLTNNIKQYFFISTDLAKKYACIVFLACLRFETTKKKLQYLSFSDLLTCSHAIMIYWTYTYQHTGPEYYDTEMDKEFLLDLRELRCLLDKEKEIKHLVCMRLKPVLLERAFHELDGNFRSYWRALITIACNLHRNRELRDLFVDLCEKLIDPWRQNGWNREQVNKFLASITQSVLDLEISRDQETRCLWDRYMQVITICLDKMYHI
- the LOC122618262 gene encoding deformed epidermal autoregulatory factor 1 isoform X1, producing the protein MEQVDSSTELHLNRKDLAALAEDVVKEEVILESPSHHHHHHHHQLDTKVRMVTSSSNDNSGSGGASGGTSGAGGGNGGGVVSVPVSLPIGSMITGTTFNVITPDQLPHFKPMLCVDNNGYLSGSTVSMGNDLKTIVIQQQTQPGGGGGGANNAGTNTTATNTIGLNHDGSGSNNSHDSLATLEHAAGGASGVGGGGGGTGGGSSGWSENPSTQHNEVFQIRCKTTCAELYRSKLGSGGRGRCVKYKDKWHTPSEFEHVCGRGSSKDWKRSIKYGGKSLQSLIDEGTLTPHATNCSCTVCCDDEAGESASGPIRLFTPYKRRKRNQTDLDMESGPKRKRNTHHSNNNNSNTNNNNTSGSGANNCVDVTAAVAAATASVVDENNMFLSEENITSKDEPWAALNDSLDTSTELVDQSQMGNTYERETFVVNINDGSSIAVLDTSQSMKNIEHVYCTMVKATNDFKRLLNDMKQSYERRLEVLQKERDAAVSAMRVQVHADIDDPNISGSLHGNEIISAKKCANCNREALAECSLCRKTPYCSEFCQRKDWNAHQVECTRNPQTTTQQVMLLIDDQS